A single Lancefieldella parvula DSM 20469 DNA region contains:
- the tgt gene encoding tRNA guanosine(34) transglycosylase Tgt: MPDGSKKAQGFTTKISCVYTENWAEKKEDSWFTYELLAEDPKTHARAGVFHTPHGDIPTPIFMPVGTKATVKGLMTDTVRDLGAKIILANTYHLSQRPGDELVAQMGGLHDFMQWHGPILTDSGGFQVFSHEEFMKLSDEGVKFRAVDYDGAWSYWTPETNMQIAQNLGADIVMQLDQCVGYPAERKKVERGVELSSAWAERCFKAHTRPDQALFGIVQGGMHLDLRKRSIEHLESIGDFPGYGIGGYSVGEPHELMFETLAPLCADYMPRNKPRYLMGVGNPSTLIRGVACGIDMFDCVLPTRTARMGTAFSHEGRMNLKNAKYFADAGPIDVKCTCPVCTGGYSRAYINHLVKQHEMLGGQLLSMHNIYFLLELMRQAREAILAGTYSDFVEEWENSEGVVDF, translated from the coding sequence ATGCCAGACGGCTCCAAAAAAGCACAGGGTTTTACCACCAAAATTTCTTGCGTATATACAGAAAATTGGGCAGAGAAAAAAGAAGATTCTTGGTTTACTTACGAACTTCTCGCTGAAGATCCTAAGACGCATGCGCGCGCCGGTGTCTTCCACACACCTCATGGTGATATTCCAACGCCTATTTTTATGCCGGTAGGAACTAAGGCAACTGTTAAAGGTTTGATGACTGATACCGTCCGTGACCTTGGCGCTAAGATTATTCTGGCAAATACGTATCATCTGTCTCAGCGCCCGGGTGATGAGCTGGTGGCGCAGATGGGCGGCTTGCATGACTTTATGCAGTGGCATGGTCCTATCTTGACGGATTCTGGCGGATTCCAGGTCTTTAGTCACGAAGAGTTCATGAAGCTCTCTGATGAGGGCGTTAAATTTCGTGCAGTTGATTATGACGGCGCATGGTCGTATTGGACTCCAGAAACTAACATGCAGATTGCCCAGAACCTTGGTGCAGACATTGTTATGCAGCTAGATCAGTGCGTAGGTTATCCTGCAGAGCGTAAAAAAGTTGAGCGCGGTGTTGAGCTTTCAAGTGCATGGGCCGAGAGGTGCTTCAAGGCTCATACCCGTCCTGATCAGGCGCTCTTCGGTATCGTTCAAGGTGGCATGCATCTTGATTTGCGCAAGCGCTCAATTGAGCACCTTGAGTCTATTGGTGATTTCCCTGGTTATGGCATTGGTGGTTATTCTGTTGGTGAGCCTCATGAGCTTATGTTTGAGACACTAGCTCCACTGTGCGCAGATTACATGCCTCGCAATAAGCCCCGTTATCTGATGGGCGTTGGTAATCCGTCTACGCTTATTCGCGGCGTTGCTTGCGGCATTGATATGTTTGACTGCGTACTTCCAACGCGCACCGCCCGTATGGGTACCGCGTTTTCCCATGAGGGCCGTATGAACCTCAAGAACGCTAAGTACTTTGCTGATGCAGGTCCTATTGACGTTAAGTGCACCTGTCCTGTTTGTACGGGCGGTTATTCTCGTGCGTATATCAATCACCTGGTCAAACAGCATGAGATGTTAGGTGGACAGCTGCTCTCTATGCATAATATTTACTTCCTGCTTGAGCTAATGCGTCAGGCACGAGAAGCAATTCTCGCAGGTACTTATAGCGACTTTGTTGAGGAATGGGAAAATTCGGAAGGTGTGGTTGATTTTTAA
- the recJ gene encoding single-stranded-DNA-specific exonuclease RecJ, producing MPGIEKSTRWSVLTQDVYLESLFEKELHVTPLVARVLVARGFTDVAEAQEFLSPSLQRDWLDPQCIPGMAEVANRVQKAIVEQQKIAVFGDFDVDGMSSTCLLTLALRRLGADVLPYIPHRFGEGYGLSKEALARVLLDRKPDLIITVDNGIAAAQEVAWLLEQGIDVVITDHHEPADLVPQGVPVTDPKLIEDCPSRELAGAGVALKLVQVLGQLQNQPQLWLDYIDVAMLGTLSDMMMLNKENRALVSEGVKRLQKGLRPGLVALAAVAGQDIAQISADNLPFSIIPRLNAAGRMGTTDIALDLLLTEDAEEATILAGKLEEINAERRAIEAKLTDEALEQAKEIYDGGHAIVLAKEGWHEGVKGIVASRIVNRYHVPCILFTIQDGVARGSGRSVGSVDLFHAVEQCADLTVRFGGHQGAVGVTVETSKIDAFRKRLSEVMAELPEEEFESSGEVTALVNLDEITINSIDALEALQPFGQGNKKPLFGVKGVVMKNRSRVGAGGAHLCFMASNGISSISSIMFRTPHVEAAAEYDGAVDLIFEAVNETWQGRTKPKLMVRDILYRDFTDEDDGPIEADLLGSAVDLPLVVTKEATETEEASQEQSQQKRHELESLPYEELTQTLVTSMIGSRELLPLQKKTLEVLSQGESCLSVMATGRGKSLIFQVYAACVALLQHKMSVFVYPLRALINDQVQSMKNTFEPLGISVEVLNGETDLTSREDLFARMANNELDIVLTTPEFFSLHADQFAAAHNISFVVFDEAHHVGMNASEGRLAYAQMPQVLKMLGNPQVLATTATATTQVAQRICELLSIDADHVYKDKTARTNLELKDLRSAKDRECALLSLVSDGTKTVVYVNSREQAQALTRMLRHRIPEIGHKVAFYHAGLTPQIRKNVERAFRRGDVCCIIATSAFGEGVNISDIRQVILYHLPFGRVAFNQMSGRAGRDGKPSKIYMLFDAHDMRVNERILSSRAPQREALVAVYRALTALQPKLVAQPTNPALTDEDIAQMALEIDPRSKADEQIVRVALDVFVELGFISIEGFDQTRVISVNSQASHMDLLESARYAEGLKAHTEFESFAQWVFSASLDELADAITKPIVPEIGPIFDGGRESSNE from the coding sequence ATGCCCGGCATCGAGAAAAGCACTCGCTGGAGTGTTCTTACGCAAGACGTATATCTAGAGTCATTGTTTGAAAAAGAATTGCACGTTACCCCACTTGTTGCTCGTGTGTTGGTAGCACGTGGATTTACCGATGTAGCTGAAGCTCAAGAGTTTCTCTCACCATCCCTGCAAAGAGATTGGCTTGATCCACAGTGTATTCCAGGAATGGCTGAGGTTGCCAATCGTGTTCAAAAGGCCATTGTTGAACAGCAAAAGATTGCTGTTTTTGGTGACTTTGACGTTGATGGAATGAGTTCAACTTGTTTGCTCACCTTGGCTTTGCGCCGATTGGGTGCTGATGTTTTGCCGTATATTCCACATCGATTTGGTGAAGGATACGGACTTTCTAAAGAGGCTTTAGCAAGAGTTTTACTAGATAGAAAGCCTGATTTAATTATTACGGTAGACAATGGTATTGCTGCTGCTCAAGAGGTTGCATGGCTTTTGGAACAGGGGATTGATGTTGTTATTACCGATCACCATGAACCCGCAGATTTGGTGCCCCAGGGTGTCCCTGTAACTGATCCAAAACTTATTGAGGATTGTCCTTCCAGAGAGCTTGCTGGTGCAGGCGTTGCCCTTAAGCTAGTACAAGTTTTAGGGCAACTTCAAAATCAGCCTCAGCTTTGGCTTGATTACATTGATGTTGCCATGTTGGGCACGCTGTCTGACATGATGATGCTCAATAAAGAAAATCGTGCACTGGTCTCTGAAGGTGTTAAACGTCTACAGAAAGGCCTTCGTCCTGGTCTGGTGGCTCTTGCTGCTGTTGCCGGTCAAGATATTGCACAAATTTCTGCAGATAATCTGCCATTTTCTATTATTCCACGTCTTAACGCGGCAGGTCGTATGGGTACTACCGATATTGCCCTTGACCTTCTTCTCACAGAAGATGCAGAGGAGGCAACTATTCTGGCTGGCAAGCTGGAAGAGATTAATGCTGAACGTCGTGCTATTGAGGCAAAACTCACTGATGAAGCCCTTGAGCAGGCAAAAGAAATCTACGACGGTGGTCACGCTATTGTGCTTGCCAAAGAGGGTTGGCACGAGGGTGTAAAGGGTATTGTTGCTTCAAGAATTGTTAATCGCTATCACGTACCTTGCATTCTGTTTACCATCCAAGATGGCGTAGCTCGTGGTTCTGGACGCTCAGTTGGCTCCGTTGATTTATTCCATGCGGTAGAGCAGTGTGCAGATCTTACTGTTCGTTTTGGTGGTCACCAGGGTGCTGTTGGCGTAACGGTAGAAACATCAAAGATTGATGCATTTAGAAAGCGCTTATCTGAGGTTATGGCAGAGCTTCCAGAAGAAGAGTTTGAGTCTTCAGGAGAAGTAACTGCCTTGGTAAACCTTGACGAGATTACTATTAACTCTATTGATGCACTTGAGGCGCTGCAGCCTTTTGGTCAGGGTAACAAAAAACCGCTCTTTGGCGTTAAGGGCGTAGTGATGAAGAATCGTTCGCGCGTTGGCGCAGGCGGAGCTCATCTTTGTTTTATGGCTTCAAATGGCATCTCTTCAATTTCATCCATTATGTTCAGAACACCTCATGTAGAGGCGGCAGCTGAGTATGACGGTGCTGTTGATTTGATTTTTGAGGCAGTTAACGAGACTTGGCAAGGTAGAACCAAACCAAAACTCATGGTTAGAGACATTCTCTACAGAGACTTTACCGATGAAGATGATGGTCCCATTGAAGCGGACCTTCTCGGCAGTGCTGTTGACTTGCCACTTGTGGTTACCAAAGAGGCTACAGAGACTGAAGAAGCGTCTCAAGAACAGTCGCAACAAAAACGCCATGAGCTGGAGAGCCTGCCTTATGAGGAGCTCACTCAGACCCTGGTTACATCCATGATTGGTTCAAGAGAACTCTTGCCTCTACAAAAGAAAACATTAGAGGTTCTCTCTCAAGGAGAATCCTGTCTCTCTGTTATGGCAACAGGTAGAGGTAAATCACTCATTTTCCAAGTTTACGCTGCTTGTGTTGCACTTCTGCAACACAAGATGAGCGTATTTGTTTACCCACTGCGTGCCCTCATCAACGACCAGGTTCAAAGTATGAAGAATACCTTTGAGCCTCTGGGAATTTCTGTTGAGGTGCTTAACGGAGAAACAGACCTTACCAGTCGAGAAGACCTGTTTGCTCGCATGGCAAACAATGAGCTTGATATTGTGCTGACTACACCAGAGTTTTTCTCGCTCCATGCTGATCAGTTTGCTGCAGCGCATAACATTTCGTTTGTGGTGTTTGACGAGGCCCATCACGTGGGAATGAATGCTTCTGAGGGCAGACTCGCCTACGCACAGATGCCACAGGTACTTAAGATGCTTGGAAATCCTCAGGTACTTGCCACAACGGCTACGGCTACCACGCAGGTAGCCCAGCGTATCTGTGAACTTCTCTCTATTGATGCAGACCACGTATATAAAGACAAAACTGCTCGTACTAACCTTGAACTTAAGGATCTTCGTAGTGCAAAAGATAGAGAGTGTGCTCTACTTTCTCTTGTGTCTGATGGCACAAAGACGGTTGTCTACGTTAATTCAAGGGAGCAAGCGCAGGCTTTGACGCGCATGCTGCGTCATCGCATTCCAGAAATTGGTCATAAGGTTGCGTTTTATCATGCGGGTTTAACGCCTCAGATACGTAAGAACGTTGAACGTGCATTTAGACGCGGTGACGTTTGCTGCATTATTGCTACAAGTGCGTTTGGCGAGGGCGTTAATATCTCCGATATTCGCCAGGTCATTTTGTATCACCTGCCGTTTGGTCGTGTTGCATTTAATCAGATGAGTGGACGTGCAGGTAGAGATGGCAAGCCTTCTAAGATTTATATGCTTTTTGATGCACATGATATGCGCGTTAACGAGCGTATTCTTTCTTCTCGTGCGCCTCAGCGAGAGGCCCTTGTTGCAGTTTATCGTGCGCTTACTGCATTGCAACCAAAGCTTGTCGCACAGCCAACTAATCCCGCACTTACTGATGAAGATATTGCACAGATGGCGCTTGAAATTGATCCAAGATCTAAGGCCGATGAACAAATCGTTCGTGTTGCACTTGACGTTTTTGTTGAGCTAGGGTTTATTAGCATTGAGGGATTTGATCAAACACGAGTAATTTCCGTCAATAGTCAAGCTTCGCACATGGACTTGTTGGAGTCTGCTCGCTACGCTGAAGGACTTAAAGCGCACACTGAGTTTGAATCATTTGCTCAGTGGGTCTTTTCTGCTTCACTAGATGAGCTGGCAGATGCTATAACAAAACCCATCGTTCCAGAGATTGGTCCAATATTTGATGGGGGGAGGGAGTCCTCTAATGAGTGA
- a CDS encoding RelA/SpoT family protein, whose protein sequence is MSDERTKKEVKAPGADNYRLLEGAVRSYLPEEAQTKIAAAYTFAADYHKDQRRRSGEPYINHPVEVALILAHDLHMDEDTICAALMHDTVEDTSASLDEISSRFGKSVAELVDGVTKLTSIEVSSMDEKQALNLRKMFLAMSKDIRVVIIKLADRLHNMRTLAALPPDRRLFKARETMDVYAPLADRLGISSVKWELEDLSFFWLEPEEYQRVARMVSDSRAQRENDLNNAKKTLTDELNAAGITDFQITGRPKHLWSIYQKMVRKGREFSNIYDLIALRVITKNVGDCYSALGAIHALWHPMPGRFKDYIATPKANLYQSLHTTVIGPDGRPIEIQIRTAEMHEASEYGIAAHWLYKEEGNSKGKMSSEDKLIDSTINWIRRSLDWAVEDDIDDPHEFLDNLRVDLFEHEIFVFTPKGEVMSLRVNSTPLDFAYAVHTEVGNHCVGARVNGSVVPLTHTLQMGDRIEILTNKNARPSRDWMTLVKTPSARAKIRKYFSQENKSDDAERGRSELAKELRKHGYGISATRTIKALDQLIEQFDYRSVDDLFAGIGAGNQSVKQVVNRVSEILEEKNPEIVTEQERNAARLQEKNKAIANDQPLVRSYVISRTAKGSRPKKSNCGVVVNGDPDLLVHLAHCCNPVAGDDIVGFITRGRGVSVHRANCPNVKDLSNDPKRIIPVSWDASGATEFRVEIVVEATDRMGLLKDVTVALSDAGANILSAATQVGEQGVVRMRFLVSISDTSLLDTLFAFVTRVPSVYDARRIMPGEGANQMRRRLYG, encoded by the coding sequence ATGAGTGACGAGAGGACCAAAAAAGAGGTTAAGGCACCAGGAGCAGATAATTACCGTCTGCTTGAGGGCGCCGTGCGCTCATATTTGCCTGAGGAGGCTCAGACTAAGATTGCTGCTGCGTATACCTTTGCCGCTGACTACCACAAAGACCAGCGCCGCCGTTCCGGCGAGCCCTATATCAACCATCCAGTTGAAGTAGCTCTTATTCTTGCACACGATCTTCACATGGACGAGGACACCATCTGCGCTGCTCTTATGCATGATACCGTAGAAGATACATCTGCCTCACTCGATGAAATTTCTTCTCGCTTTGGTAAGTCAGTTGCTGAGCTTGTTGACGGCGTTACCAAGCTTACGTCTATTGAGGTTAGCTCAATGGACGAGAAGCAAGCACTTAACTTGCGCAAAATGTTTCTTGCTATGTCAAAGGACATCCGTGTTGTTATTATCAAGCTTGCTGACCGTCTTCATAATATGCGTACGCTTGCGGCACTTCCACCGGATCGTCGCCTGTTTAAGGCGCGAGAAACCATGGATGTGTATGCACCACTTGCTGATCGCCTAGGTATCTCTTCGGTTAAGTGGGAGCTTGAAGACTTGTCCTTCTTTTGGCTTGAGCCAGAGGAATACCAGCGTGTTGCTCGTATGGTCTCTGACTCTCGTGCGCAAAGAGAGAATGATCTCAACAACGCTAAGAAGACTTTGACTGACGAGCTCAACGCTGCAGGAATTACTGACTTTCAGATTACGGGTCGTCCTAAGCACCTGTGGTCCATCTACCAAAAGATGGTCCGTAAGGGCAGGGAGTTCTCCAACATCTACGATCTTATCGCCCTGCGCGTTATTACCAAGAACGTAGGCGATTGTTACTCAGCGCTTGGTGCTATCCATGCACTTTGGCATCCAATGCCTGGTCGTTTTAAGGACTACATTGCAACGCCTAAGGCAAACCTTTATCAGTCTCTACATACAACGGTCATTGGCCCTGATGGTCGTCCTATTGAGATTCAGATTAGAACAGCTGAGATGCATGAAGCATCTGAGTACGGTATTGCTGCCCACTGGCTCTACAAGGAAGAGGGCAATTCAAAGGGCAAGATGTCCTCTGAGGATAAGCTTATTGACTCTACTATCAACTGGATTCGTCGCAGTCTTGACTGGGCTGTCGAAGACGATATTGATGATCCTCATGAGTTCTTGGACAACCTGCGTGTAGACCTCTTTGAGCATGAGATTTTTGTCTTTACTCCAAAGGGTGAGGTCATGAGCTTGCGTGTTAACTCGACACCTTTAGACTTTGCCTATGCCGTTCACACTGAGGTAGGTAATCACTGCGTTGGCGCGCGTGTTAACGGCTCCGTTGTTCCGCTGACGCATACGCTTCAGATGGGCGATCGCATTGAGATCTTAACTAACAAGAACGCCCGTCCTTCTCGCGACTGGATGACGCTGGTAAAGACTCCGTCTGCTCGTGCAAAGATTCGTAAGTATTTCTCGCAAGAGAACAAGTCTGATGATGCAGAGCGCGGTCGTTCTGAACTTGCAAAAGAGTTGCGTAAGCATGGCTATGGTATCAGCGCCACGCGCACCATTAAGGCGCTTGATCAGCTCATTGAACAGTTTGATTATCGCAGCGTAGATGACCTGTTTGCGGGTATTGGTGCGGGTAATCAATCTGTCAAACAGGTTGTTAATCGTGTGAGCGAGATTTTGGAAGAGAAGAATCCTGAGATAGTTACTGAGCAAGAGCGCAACGCAGCACGCCTTCAGGAGAAGAACAAGGCCATTGCAAACGATCAGCCCTTGGTTCGCTCGTACGTTATTTCTCGTACTGCTAAGGGAAGTCGTCCTAAGAAGTCTAACTGCGGCGTTGTGGTAAACGGCGATCCAGATTTACTTGTTCATCTTGCACATTGCTGCAATCCTGTTGCAGGAGACGATATTGTGGGCTTTATCACACGTGGCCGCGGTGTTTCAGTTCACCGTGCCAACTGCCCTAATGTTAAAGACCTGTCCAACGATCCAAAACGTATCATTCCTGTTTCTTGGGATGCGAGCGGCGCTACTGAATTTAGAGTTGAGATTGTCGTTGAGGCAACAGACCGCATGGGTCTTCTTAAAGACGTTACGGTTGCTTTGTCTGATGCTGGCGCAAATATTCTTTCTGCTGCTACACAAGTTGGCGAGCAGGGCGTGGTGCGTATGCGTTTTCTTGTTTCAATCTCCGATACTAGCTTACTTGACACCTTATTTGCATTTGTGACTCGCGTGCCTTCTGTCTACGACGCTCGTCGTA